Below is a window of Bos indicus isolate NIAB-ARS_2022 breed Sahiwal x Tharparkar chromosome 19, NIAB-ARS_B.indTharparkar_mat_pri_1.0, whole genome shotgun sequence DNA.
TATTCCATTGTTCTATGCGCCCCATTTGTTTggccattcatcagttgatggatgtTTGGGTGGTTTCCACATTTCAGCtaggctgttatgaataatgctgttatgaacaaccatatacaagtttttgtgtgggcTTATGTGTTCGGTTCTTTCGGGTGTAAACGCAGGCGTTGAATTACGGGATTATATGATAACTCTGTGTTTAAGTTTTTGAAGAACCCCCAAACTATTTCCCACAGGAACTGTACCAGTGTAccttcccatcagcagtgtaagagagttccaaTTTCCCCACATTCTTGCCAgtaattgttattttctttttcattatatccatcctggagaaggaaatggcaagccactccagtattcttgcctgggaaatcccatggacagaggagcctggcaggctccagtctgtgaggtcacagaagagtcggacacaacttagcgactaaacaaacgACAACAAATAGCCGTCTCAGTGGGTGTAAAGTTAAATCTCATTGTGATTTCAGTgggcatttccctaatgactaatgatgacTAATGACCTtgaacatctcttcatgtgtttccTGGCCATTTATATCTTTGAAGAAAGGTCTATTCAGATCTTTACCCAGTTTTCAAACTGagttatttgcctttttattgctgagtttgtaagagttctttctgtattctggacaCAAGTCCCTTGCCCTGTGTGTCCGTGTCTGCTGCCCTGAGAAACAGGGCTTTGGGGTCAGCAAAGCTCACCAGCCACAGCGTGGCTGAGATTCCCCCCGCCTTGGCCCAGGAGCATGCACAAAGCAAGCCCGTGGGTGATGGAAGTGCGTTGTGTCCGCTTTCCTGGTCGGGGTTGGGAACAGCCTCTTGATTTGGCACCAGCTGGGTTGACTTCCTGCTTGGAAATATATGATGCCCTCCTCCATCCAGGTTTTTTAAGAGACCTGCCTCAAGGGTCAGTTTCCTTCCTCCAAAAAGGCCCCTCTCTCAGTAGGAAGATGTGGGAGACAGCTTGGTGGGCAAGGCGCAGTCCTTTCCATCTTGACTCCAGTTCTCTGTGGCCGAatcacatcttttattttctttttttcagtgacaccacctgagaagcccgttAAACTTACGTCACGTGCCAGAGACGCCCCAGGTGGAGCCCAGGtgccccctccctctgggcctAGACCAAAGTGAGCACATGGGGCCGCCAGGGTATCCAAGCCCCATTTCAGGCCGAATGCTcctgcccttccctccctctccactcACGGTGGGTCCTGCTTGTAGGGCCACGACCTTCCTGTCCTCCCTTCAACTCCAGGGCAACGGAGGATCCTGGCGGGGTGGGAAGGGAACTGAACTGGAGGTCAGAGGTTCCGGCTTCCAGTCCtgcttactgtgtgaccttgggcaattccTGAAGCTCTCTGAGCTTCCGTTTTCTTACCCTCGGAATAAGAGGATTGGCCTAGATGCTTGACTCTCAAATTGGTGACTCAGATTGTTCTTCTGAACTTTCCCACAGTTGTGAGAAAGAAGGAGGCACTTTGTGAGCACTCCACTCTCCACCTTCATTTTAGCCCAGatagttctgtttttctctcctaCCTGTTGCTTTTAAAGGGACTGTACATTtttaacaaacttaaaaaatCATCGCATTCAGTGACTTGTGAGATTCCATTCAGCAATTCTGTCCTTCTGGAGTCTGTCTAGGCTCACTTGGCCCCTCTAagctccttctccttccctgaaTCATCTAGTGCCCTGAGGAccgtgggggtggggtgctggtaTAGACTCTGCTCCTTTGCAGGTCCCTCCTGGAAGACGACGCCTTCATCACCCAGGCAGGCCTGGCGGGAGCTGATGCCGAGGTGAGCCTGGCCTGTTCCCTCTTCCTCACCGGCTCTGCTCACCCCCAGAGACAGTGAGACGGCTGTTGTGTCCGAGGGACTGCCCACAGAAGGCTTAGAAGTCCCCACAAAGCCAGTTTGTTCTTAAAACAGTACCCAAGGGCTGCCAAGTGGACTCAGAGCAAATCCTTTTCATTCCTCCCGGTGAGATGAGCTAGAAAGGAGAGCTCCGAGCAGCTGCTGGAGGCTCGACGGTTGCCCCTTCTTATGGCACTTCCCATAATAAACTCCACGCTGTCCGATCACGTGGAGGGAAAGTAGCTTAATCTGTTTTGTGATGGCTGTAGACTTCCTTTTGGGAGGACCCAAAAGCAGCAGCGCTTTGTGAGTGTCCACAGCTGGTCAGGTTTGACTTCATATGAGCACTGTGAGGGCAGAACCCTCCAAATTAtgctcctcccccgcccccagctgtGCTCCTGCCCTAACAGGAGCCAGGTGATAAGGGTTATGCTCCTCCCGCGCCCCCAGCTGTGCTCCTGCCCTAACAGGAGCCAGGTATTAAGGGTTATGCTCCTCCCGCGCCCCCAGCTGTGCTCCTGCCCTAACAGGAGCCAGGTATTAAGGGTTAtgctcctcccccgcccccagctgtGCTCCTGCCCTAACAGGAGCCAGGTGATAAGGGTTAtgctcctccccgcccccagctgtGCTCCTGCCCTAACAGGAGCCGGGTGATAAGGGTCCTGACTTTTGCTGGGCCTTGACCAGCATGTCTCTCCTGACCCTCCCATCATGTAGGTTTCAGACATCTCTGATGCAGACCCGCAGTCTCTGCTGCAGGCCATGAAGGTAAGGAAACAGCTTCGAGGAGATGGGCTGGGACACCATTTTACACCAAGCCTTCATTCTCcctcttgttccttcatttatttatttatgtattcattggctgcgcttcacagcatgtgggatcttagttccctgaccagggatcaaacccacacccttccctgcagtggaaggcagattctaaacccctggaccaccagggaagtcccaaccttgGGTAACCTTAAACCCCAGGACCCTGCTGTTCTGTTTCTACTGCAAACAGCTTCAGCATTTGCTAAGCTTTTGTGAGAAGCTGCTGAAAGCAAGTTTGAGGCTCCCTCCCATTCTCACCTCGAAGCGGCAGCTGCTCATGAGGGCTGGTGGGAGCACCAGCCGGAAACCTTTCGGGCTTATCTGAGACCAACTGTGTGGAGCCTTTGGGTTTCGGCCCTGCCTCTGTCTTTCTCCTGTAACCTTGTTGGGATGGGTCCCCCACCCAAGTCCCCATCTGTTCCACATGGAAGTTGGAGGCAGCATCCTTACCAGGCTTCTCAGAGCCTGGGGGTGTTTAGCACCTGCCAGCTGAGCACCTGTGGggattccttcctccttcctgctttTCCAGGACCTGGATGAAATGGATGCTGACCTCTTAGGGCTGAAGCCAAGTCTAGCCTCAAACAAAAGGCCTGCAAAGGGCTCTGGGAAAGAAGAGCCACCTAGTCCCCTTAAAATTGCCAGTGTGTTAACTGCCAATGAGAAAGGTGAGTAGGACATAGCTCCTCGAATGAGAAGACACTGGGGATGTGGGAGATGCTTAGACAGAAGGCCTCGTGCCCTATGGGTTCTCTCTGCCTGGGAGGGGGAAGACCAGGATCTCAATGTGCACCTGTGTGTTGGAGCGTTTAtggttggggagggagatgggttgagcttcccaccgcccccacccccacttcctcaGACTCCTGGAGAATCCATTTGAGTTAAATTGCAGAATTTTATGGTAACTTTTGCATCGGCCCAACCCATGTTCCTGTTTGGAGCAACTTGTGAATAGAGGGCCGAAGGTCACTTCCAGACCGCATTTCCAGGCCAAAAGCCTGATTGAGATCCAGGGCGGTATAGACCTGTCCCACAGCTGTGTCCACGGCCACAAGCCCTCAGCCACCAGATGGAAATACACGGCAGCCCGGGGTGGCAGCATGTAGGCCAGAAGAGACCCAGGCCTGTGACCTTGGCTCCTCTTTGCTGCCTGTGATGGGAGATGCCATTCCCACCAAGAAGCTACCTCCATCTCCCTCCAGCTTTGGGCATCAGTACAGGAAGTTCTCCTTGGAAGGTACCACAGGCCTTCTAGGACACTTCAGTTTCCATGGCTCCAGTTTCAATGCTCGTTTGCCCGAGGGCTGACAGACTGTCTGTCAGATGCGGAGCAGACAGCTGGTGCCGTTGATTTTGTTCCTCACGAATTGAGGGAGGGACTAATTGTGCCCCTCTGGCTGGGATATCTGGGCACTTATTTGCCTGGACTTGGAAGCCAGGGGTCAAACTGAAGATTATAAAGCGTGAGGGAAAGTCCCTTGTCCTTCATGCACTCCCTGACATTTTACTTGCCTTCTCAAGCCTCAGGGATGTTCCTAGAATGCTGGTacagacagcagagcctggggcaGTCACGCTGGGATGCGGGCCCTGGGGCCGctctccctgcttcctctcccctGGCCCAGTCTGCCCTGTATCGGAGCCCCGCTACCCCAGGCCCCCAGATGCCGAGCGCCTTGCATAGGTGTCAGAGCAGCTACAGCTCTCCGGTCAATAACTCCCCCAGGGCAGTACAACGCTGGTTTTCCTGAACGCGACATACAGTCTGCCCTTTGCTTCCCCTTCTGCCCGTGAGACTCAGAAGACCCCCTGGCAGGACTTCTCTCTGATGATGAGGAAGGAATCCCCAAGAAGCTGCCCTCCACGGAGACGAAAACCTCTTCCAAAAAGAACCCAGCCCCAGTCAGAGATCACGGTAGGGTGGGCTTGTTAGGttcctggggctgctgcagtTGACTCACTGAACTTGCCAGTGCAGATCCAGAGACCCCACCAGGCAGGGACCAGAGGTCTTAGATCCTGGACCAAGAGGTCATCAGCctctgggaagagggaagggagggggatgGGAGCGCCCAGGAGTCGGGCTGGGGGAGTCGGGTGCCAGGGTGGGACCAGACGCTGCTGTGCCTGCTGTTCCACTCAAAGGTAGAGAAACGCCCCCTCAGCCCATTCAAACCGCACAGTTGAGGACCAGAAGGCTGAGGCCACTGTGCCCTGTGTTCTGGTTCTCAGGGCCCTCTATCCCTCTAACTCCTGGGGACACTCCAGTCCGAAAGAAGGAAGAGCTGCTCTTCGACGATGGGGACGACATCATGGCCACCCTGGGGTTTGGAGACAGCCCCAAGGCAGAGAAGAGGCAGGCGGGCGACCAGTAAGGGTCCCTGGGCGTGGAgagtgccaccagggaaaagcGAGAGGGAGGGTACAGTGTGGCCCCCCTAGGAGCCCCTGGTGCTCACAGGTACCTGCCCCTTGTCCCTTCCTGCAGGGAAGGGCCCCTCCCTGCCCGCTCCAAGCTGGATGAGCTGCTGGGTCGGGGCCCTGCTGCCAAGCTCCTAGCCCGGCCAGGCACCGgcgagcacagggagctcaagttGGACAAGAAGTACCAGCGGCCACAGGGTGAGGAGGcttgtggggtgggggcagagggacaGAACAGGTTTTTACCAGGagccataataaaaaataagctttacctcatgacacacacacattgtattaTTCATATTTATGAACTGGGTCAAAAGTGTCAGAAAATAACCGTCACTGTGTTTAAgtctctgttgtttttttttgtttatatgctctttgactcggagaaggcaatggcaacccactccagtactcttgcctggaaaatcccaaggaccgaggagcctggtaggctgcagtccatggggtcgctaggagtcggacacaactaagcgactttactttcactttcactttcatgcattggagaaggaaatggcaacccactccagtgttcttgcctagagaatcccagggacgggggagcctggtgggctgccatctatggggtcgcacagagttggacacgactgaagcgacttagcagcagcagcagcagcaggaaatggcatcccactccagtattcttgcctggaaaatcccactcgcagaagagcctggcaggctacagtccatggggtctcaaagagttggacacgactgagcaactaagcactttGACAATTAAATATATCGGTTGTAACTTACTAGTTTCTCAACCTGCTAATAGGCAGCAGCTCACGGTCTGAAAGACACTGCTCTGGCCAGTGTTGCTCTCTTCAGAGCATCGGCCCACGGCCTGTCGGCTCGAAGCCCTTGTTGGGACACACGATCTCACCCGGCCTCACCCGCAGGGGTCGGGGCCGGGCTTCTCAGGTGCTTTTTTCACAGCTCACAGTGATGTTCTGTGTGCTGAGGCTAGAGGTGTAGACCGATGCCTAGCCCCTCACTCGGCTTCCTCCGACAACGCATTCCCATCACTCGTCTTACCCGTCAAGCTGCTAGCTCAGCCCTTTTCAAACCCAGCATTCTGCAGCACTCACAGGTCGACTCCGCCTGCTCTAGATCATGGGTTCCTTCATTCACAGACAAAGAAGACACCTGGGGTGATGAGGACTTCACCTTTGGGGCCTACCAGCCCACCGTGGGCTCCTCCGAGGGCCGCCAGTCCCGCCGGCAGTCTGTCAGGTAAGCCTGAGGCAGAGTTGCCTGCTGAGAAAGTGGGGGgccccctcaccccatcccaccaccaGGCTTGTTTGGGAGGCACTAGACTCCGTGGACGCCAAAGGAGGGGAGTGGCCAGTGCCCAGCAGTCCAGGCCAAGGGGTCGGGACGGCCCCCCCAGCAGGAGTGGACCCTGGATTCTGCTCCCAGCCTCCTTGGAAGAGTAAGGAAGAGGTGGACTTGACTCAGCTGGAAGCCCTGGGGAACCGGAAAGTGCTGTGACGTCAGCTGGTCTGCTTCTCCGTGAGGAACACCCAGACCCGGGGGAGCAAGAGGGAACCTCGGGCAGCAGCTTCTCAGACTCAACTCCCCTGAAGCCCGGCCCTGGGCTCTGCCTTGACCGTCCTGACAGTGGTCTTATCCCATTTGGCAACAAAATGTTAAGCTAGTGCATAGATTTTTCtgaatttggagatttttttttctcccaatatatattttaaactttatattttgaaataatttcaaactgatGGAAGAGTTGTGAGAACAACTCCctcctatcctttctccaggctCCATGGTGTTAACGTTATGTCACGTCGGCTTCCTCAGCCTCTCTTTCCATCTCAGTAACCTTGCACACATGTGTGTCAACTCTTCCCTTAAACCTTGGAACCTGCTGCCGCCTGCCAGTTAACTCATAGagtgaagtcaaagtcgctcagttgtatctgactctttgtgaccgcatggactatatagtccatggaattctccatgccaaaatactggagtgggtggccttttccttctccgggggatcttcccaaaccagggatcaagcccaggtctcccacattgcaggcggattctttaccagctgagccacaagagacaaTGGCCAAATGCATAAGTGAGTGACAGAATGACTATTGACGGAAAGCCTAGAAGTGCTTGACCTGGCTGACTTTTCTCTGGGTGTGTGTGCCCGTGGTTGGTCCTGTTTGCTGCAGATGGATTTGTCCCTGGTTTTCGTGACTGAATCAAGGTGTTTTGCAGACCTCACTTGGCTCGCCGTGGCTCTGGCTGAGCAGGGCCCCAGGCATCCTGACTTCTTACTGTGGGCCCCCTAGTCCCCCCAGGCAGTGAAGGGAAAGGCCCGTCAGGAGTTCTTGGGAAAGGCTGCTTGGCCTGCCTTAGACTCCCCTCTTCTCTGTCTTGAAGTAGGTTCTTAGATGGCAGCACAGACCCCAAGGGAGAAGCTGGCTCCAGGCAGAGCACCCCCGCAGCCTCCAGCCCTACCCCACCCAGGAGGGGAGGCGCCGACTGGCTGGGTCTCAAGGACGATGGCTCGGACCTGCTCCCCAACTCCCCAGGCCGGGAGGCTCGAAGGGGTCCCCCTCCTGCGAGCCAGCATTCCGTCCCCGTCAGCCACCCTGCCCCGGCTGGGCTGCCCTCCTCCTTGGGGGCAAAAGCACCTGCCGAGGGTACCGGCCCTCCTGCCAGAGGCAGCCAGGCTGCGGAACCAGGAGCATCTGAGGAGGAGGCAGACGAGGACTGGCTGAGCCACGCCCTGTCCCGGAAGAAGGCCCAAGGTCTGGCCAGAGCGGAGCGCACCGCGGCCTCTGAGGGCCAGCACTTGGCGGGGGCAGCCGGCCGGCCACGTTCCTGCAGGTAGGGCTCAGGCCGCCGTCTCTCCGGAGGGAGGACTCAGCGCCTCCGTCAGCAGCGCACCCATTGTGCTGACTGTGGGCAGAGTGCAGTCTCTCAGCCGTGCTTCTCCCCATCTCTGGGCATGGGGAGAGTGTCTGGCTCCTCACCTTTGGGAGCTGGGGGGCTGCTGATGCTCACGCCCTGCTGCCGTGGGGCCAGGCGCTGGCCTGGttgggcaggagacccagggtgcCCTCATGTGGCTCACACAGCCTTCCTGGTGCCTCCGAGCAGGGCTCTGTCCACAGCGCCCTTGGGCTGGCGGGAAACCCTGTGTCCAGTGGCTCTGCTGACCAAACTAAAGCAGGTGACACGTGTGGGGGATCACTTGTGCTCTTGAGGAGTGTTCGAGAAGACAGTGGCTGCCAGGGGGCTCCTGGGGGAGGCTCTGGAATGTGAGGGAGGACAGGGAGCAGCCCCAGAGTGGGCTGGGACCATCCAGAGGAAGCTCTGCAGCCAGAGCAAAGGGGAGGCGAGGTGGGCAGTTGTGTGACAGGCTGGGCATGTCACCCCATCCTGGGGTTGAGTAAGCAAGGAGGGCAGTCTGGACCTGGACCTGAAACCCAAGGGAAGGGAAAGCTTCCTCACCGGCCCCGAGAGCCAAGAACGGACAGGGAAGAGCGGACAGAGACGAGAGGAACCACGGGGCACTGGAGCCGGTGGGCGAGTGGGCAGGGCCTCAGTGGACGCTGCGGGCATGGCATGGACCAGAGCATGGCCATGGTGCCCGTGCAGGGCCACAGCTGCTCCTTAGACGTTACCAGGTGGTTGCCCCTGGGAGGGCTGCAGAAGGCCAGGGGCTCAGACCGTGAGGAGGATTCCCAAGATGGGATGGTGGCAACAGGAGGAAGGTGGAGGGGGTCGGGAAGAGGGGCGGCCTTGCAGCTTCCCTCCTGGGCTTTGTCCCAGCCCGCCCTCGTCCAGCCTAACCCacaccttctcctgccttcatacTGACAATTGCTTTCTCAGTCAGCCTGCTGCCAGCACCCAAGGGCTCGAGCCAGCAGCTGCTGGGGAGGTCCCAGGAATAGCAGCACAAGGGCCATGGTCCCCACCTGCCACCTCTGGGTACGTCCAGTCCGAGGCGGGGCTGCAGGCGGGTGAGGCGTCCCTAGAACAGTGGGTGGTTGTGCTGGTCTCCATGTGGTCAGTGTGGTGTATGGGATCCAAGACCATGCACGAGACCCACTGAGTCAGGGGACCTGAAGCCAGATCCCCGTCCCCTTTTCCAGCTGAGACCCCACTCTTAGTAAGCTACCAGCCTTCAGGCGTTTCCAGTCTATGACTTGACCCTGGCCTTCGCCTTTCCTGCCAGaccagccctcccctcctccctgtaTCCTTCACAGCAGGCTGCTCACCTTGCCACCCCCGCCCCATGTCCACAGGTCCCCTGTGACTTGGAACAAGGCCGCCTTGGCCCTCCATGCAGGTGACCCAAAaaggggaagagcccctggagaccACTCTGGCACAGGTGTGTGTTCTGCTTTGTTTGGGAGGTTAACTCTGGGTGGAGAGGCACTGAGAGCTTCCTTCGGGGGTCCCTGCAGGCAGACGTGAAGCCAGGCTCTCCCGAGCACACGCCTAGACCTCCGGCCTCCCTGCGCCTCCTCATTTCTGTGCTCTTGATTTTTCAGAGCCTGCAGTTGTTTTCCCGAATTCCCAGGAACCCTCAGGGCCTTCTGTGCCTGTTCAGGTAGGGAGGGTGAACAAACAGGCGTGCCCATGGGGCAGTTCTCCTGTGCTCAGAGGCAGCACCTGCCAAACTGCCAGGAGGAACTCGTTGTCCTCTCAGCCGGCTCCCCTGTCTCCCCACCAGCACTCTCCTGCCTCTCCCGGACAGGGTTGGGTGCTCACTTGCCGGCACCAGTGGAAAACTGAGGTGGCCCCCAGGCAGAGGCAGCTGAGAATGCTTCACTCAGAGTGCAGGGCTCAGCTGTCCTGCTGCTCCATCCAGAAAACCTCCTCCACTGCCGTCCTCCCACCGCCCACAATGCCCAGGTGCAATAGCACCTGTGACCCCCAGGCCTGAGCAGGCCTGGCCCCACAGGAGCACCTGTGGAGTGCTTCCCGGGAACCCGGAAGCGCCTCTGCGATGGTGGGTGGGTAGTGGGCAGCCTGCAGGACCCAGAGCATCACTCTGCATTGGAACTTCAGGCCTGACAGCAGGGCCGGGGTCACCACCTTCTGTTGTAGCTGGAACTCTTCGGGGACCCGCTGTTTATGTGGAACCCCTGCTGGGAGGATGTTGTTCTGAGGGCATGGGGGAGACTCATTTTCCCCAACCTGACCTGAGAGGGGAGGACGGGGACCATATGACCCTCCAGGTCTCATCCTTGGCCTCTGGGTGTCATGACCCTGTCCCTGTCTCCAGCCACAGGTCAGGcgcagagcctggcaggtcagAGGTGAGCTCCGCTGGGGTCCTGTCCCCTACCTGATGGGGCACgtctctccccctctcctccagTCCCTGGCCCGGAGCCTGCTGCCCGGCTCCGAGTACCAGCAGCAGCTCCTGGCGGCACAGGCTGAGCTTCAGAGTGGCACCGCTGAGCTCCAGGCCACCCTCCTGCAGAGTCAGGCCCGGCTGGCAGAGCTCGAGGCCCAGGTGAGGGGCAGAGGGGCAATGGCTTCCAGGGCAGGGCTAGTGGGACGGCTTCCCCAGGCAGCCTGAGGGACTCTCCACTCCATCCCCTCCCTCCATGCCATGGCCCAGGTGCGGAAGCTGGAACTGGAGCGGACCCAGCACAAGCTGCTGCTGGAGAGTTTGCAGCAGCGGCACCAGGCAGACCTGGAGCTCATCGAGTGTGCTCACAGGTACCCGGCTCCTCCAGCCCGGGCTGCCCCTGGCTCAGGGCCAGCCCCAGCTCGGGTGCCCTAGGGCCCTCTGGCCTCCCCTTCTGAGCCTCACTGTTGGGTGTTCTGTTGGCAGGAGCCGAGTCAAGGTGCTAGAAACATTGTACCAGCAACGGGAAGAGCGGCTGCGGAGAGAGAACGAGGAGCTGTCTGCCCAGTATCTGTCACACTGCCAGGAGGCCGAGCAGGCCCACGCTGAACTCACGGCCCAGCACCAGCGGCGCTTGGCGGCCGCCACACAGGAGAAAGACCAGGAGATGGAGCGGCTCCGGGAGCTGCAGCGGTGAGGAGGTGCCGGGGGCCGGCTTCAGGGCTCCCAGAGGAAGCCAATTGCCCTGAGACCCCAAGCCGTGGGCTCAGCAGCCTCTGTACCAAGGCTTGACCGCTTGCTTCCAGATGAGGACTAAGAACTGAGGCCCACCTCACTGACCCATCTCACGTACCCTCCCACCCCTGGTGGGGATCCCCCGACTCCTTCAGAATAGCGAGGGCATCCCGGCAGGGCCCAAGGTCACTGGCTATTCAAGCAGGGCCTGGCAGCAGCAAGCAACCCAAGCACTAATTAAGCACAGGTGAACCAACCCATCAGCTGGACCACTCGAAGCTAGTGACTGCATCAGCCCTGGAAAAGGTTGTGCCTGGCCTGTGGATCTGATTGCCTTTCCAAAGGAGAGCAGAACTAAAGAAAAGGCACATGAGGGGGTCGGCCAAGGTGGGCTGAGTCGGCCTTTCCCCACGGCTCAGATTGGCTAGACACAAAAGGCTTGTCGGGCCCCCGTCAGGTGTCCTTGGCTGAATAACAAGGAATCTTCCCCAGAGAGAGGATGTGGCATCGAGGCAGCAAGACAGATAAGAAGACGTAGGAGCCAGGGAAACGGAGGCAGTGCCTGGTGCCGGGGAGGAGAGGCCACAGAGCACGGACCGTCCAGAGCAGCCCCCTCCCGGACGGAGCCGCCCAGGGTGTTCACTGCGCTGCCCTCCCCCCGACCCCATCCCCTAGGGCCTCCATCCTGGAGATGCGCAAGGACCACGAGGAGCAGTTGCAGCGGCTGAAGCTGCTGAAGGACCGGGAGATCGACGCCGTGACCAGCGCCACCTCCCACACACGGTAGGCTCACCATCAGGCTCTGCTCCCCCAGCAGGGCGGGGCTGGAGGACCAGGCCTTCATGACCCAAGCCCCGCCCCCTGCACCCCAGGTCCCTGAACGGCATCATCGAGCAGATGGAGACGTTCTCCAGCAGCCTGCACGAGCTGTCCTCCCGCCTGGAGGCCTCACACCTCAGCAGCTCCCAGGAGCGGGAGCTGGGGATCCGGCAGCAGGACAAGCAGCTCCTAGGTACTGGGGCCCCGGGCTCCTCCGTCCTGTCCCTGCCGACGGGAAGGCAGGTGGGTGGGCAGTGAGCACCCTGTGGGCCACCTCCAGCGCTGCAGGAGAGGCTGAGCCAGCAGCAGCGGGACATGGAGGAAGAGCGGAGTCGGCTCCAGGAGGTCATCGGGAAAATGGAGGCACGCCTGGGCGAGCAGAGCCGGCTGCTGGAGCAGGTAGGGCCCATCCTCCTGCCCCTGCTTCGGGGCCTGTCTACCCGGCACTGGGCAGCTGTACTCTGCCCTGGCCTCCTCGgtgcttttctttgtctcttctgcCCCTTCCTGCCTTTGCAGGGactcccacctccccagcctccagaagtGCCCCCAGCCCACCCCGTCCAGCCCCTACCTGCTCATCACTGATGCCATCACTGATGTGCCTTTGGGAGAAATGCTCTTGTCTCCTGAGCTGTCTTTAAACTtccttcatctcttgcatctaTAAGAGCAGgctttgtgcttttaaaaaatcatgcccTTTTGTGCTTGTTTCAGCAGCACATGTGCTAAAATTGGAATGACATAGACAAGATTAGCATGGCCCAGTGCAAGGACAGGCAAATTGGATATAATCTAATAAGTGGTGAAAACAATTGGCTGCACTTGTGGGGAAAAAACAACTCCCATTGACCCCTACCAAACAAAAAAGCAATTCCTGAGAGAATTgatacagtaaatatttgatCAATTCAGAAATAGTaataaccttttctttttttgtacaaAGTTCTAAGATGATACGtttcattgaaaaaattaaaataactggcAACAGTAAAGAAAAATTATCCAGTAGCCCGAGGTAGCCACTGATGACATCACAGATACCCTATAGACCTGTCAGTATGTGGACACAGATGTTTTTATATCCTGAACCATGTTTATTCAGCCCTGTCAGCGCTTGACTCAGTGCCTGCCTCAAACCAGTCCCCAGGCTCCTTCCCATTTTTACTGCTCAGGAAAGGCGGTGTTTGTGGCATAGCGTGGGAAAAGCCAGATGAGGGTGGTTTGCCCAGCTCCCCGGGGAGCATTCAGGCCTGTCTTGGGAGCTGGTGGAGCCTCCAGGGGCTGGAGCGCTCAGCCCTGACCCTGCCGGGCCTGCAGG
It encodes the following:
- the FBF1 gene encoding fas-binding factor 1 isoform X2, coding for MAPKAKKRVKDSIDDVLGDLLGEEVTPPEKPVKLTSRARDAPGGAQVPPPSGPRPKSLLEDDAFITQAGLAGADAEVSDISDADPQSLLQAMKDLDEMDADLLGLKPSLASNKRPAKGSGKEEPPSPLKIASVLTANEKDSEDPLAGLLSDDEEGIPKKLPSTETKTSSKKNPAPVRDHGPSIPLTPGDTPVRKKEELLFDDGDDIMATLGFGDSPKAEKRQAGDQEGPLPARSKLDELLGRGPAAKLLARPGTGEHRELKLDKKYQRPQDKEDTWGDEDFTFGAYQPTVGSSEGRQSRRQSVSRFLDGSTDPKGEAGSRQSTPAASSPTPPRRGGADWLGLKDDGSDLLPNSPGREARRGPPPASQHSVPVSHPAPAGLPSSLGAKAPAEGTGPPARGSQAAEPGASEEEADEDWLSHALSRKKAQGLARAERTAASEGQHLAGAAGRPRSCSQPAASTQGLEPAAAGEVPGIAAQGPWSPPATSGSPVTWNKAALALHAGDPKRGRAPGDHSGTEPAVVFPNSQEPSGPSVPVQSLARSLLPGSEYQQQLLAAQAELQSGTAELQATLLQSQARLAELEAQVRKLELERTQHKLLLESLQQRHQADLELIECAHRSRVKVLETLYQQREERLRRENEELSAQYLSHCQEAEQAHAELTAQHQRRLAAATQEKDQEMERLRELQRASILEMRKDHEEQLQRLKLLKDREIDAVTSATSHTRSLNGIIEQMETFSSSLHELSSRLEASHLSSSQERELGIRQQDKQLLALQERLSQQQRDMEEERSRLQEVIGKMEARLGEQSRLLEQERWRVHAEQSKAEAAQRALEEQRKVMVQQIAMEREELERAKSALLEEQKSVMHKCGEERRRLAAEWAEFFAQQKLSKERAEREAERALQVDTQREGTLISLAKEQAELKIRASELRAKEDQLAAEREALERERQELRLEKERVSAAAQRIRLRAEEVENMSQVASKKYEDGERALRDARQLQSEQQARLQLVQEQQERLRQQEHHMHQEHLSLAQQRLQLDRVRQDLPSSPVGLLSRAQDPAASGLSATVAPAPAVPRCSQPPVSLGPSHLYAKLVLLKHTAEQDRDFLENEQFFLETLKKASYNMASHSA